In a single window of the Acyrthosiphon pisum isolate AL4f chromosome X, pea_aphid_22Mar2018_4r6ur, whole genome shotgun sequence genome:
- the LOC100159372 gene encoding protein 60A — protein sequence MHEKEFLLTLTVLLHISAYGVVNAGSPTGVYMDNGVQTVKQDFMSVEERNEVEQEILTMFGVPKIPRKSPKNLDGSAPQFLFDVYRSIQLDGSHDRKGRSVTDVGQYDDRTVQDSDVIVTLYLSNHSPVSNVRHEHGKRILFELNDVPPEETHMITSAEVHLYQSGSSSNVKMYSVSLYQVLISKNGEKELEFVDTQNTTTDYDGWLRFNATGTLVSWTHYLYPNRGFYVSVHSHDNREHEIKPEEIGMVTWADKHQLSEAKKPFMAVYLKSRNGGNIVGGPSLQKHYRRRRRKTVESSYNSNPFQNVAEGFQSRSCQIQTLYVNFRDLEWQDWIIAPDGYGAFYCTGECNFPLNAHMNATNHAIVQTLVHLMSPIQVPKPCCAPTKMGQQAVLFFLEDNNVILKKYKNMIVKSCGCH from the exons atgcaCGAAAAAGAATTCCTGTTAACGTTGACCGTACTGTTGCATATATCGGCGTACGGTGTGGTTAATGCCGGATCGCCAACCGGTGTGTACATGGACAATGGTGTCCAGACGGTCAAGCAAGATTTCATGTCGGTCGAGGAACGAAACGAAGTTGAACAAGAGATACTGACCATGTTTGGTGTGCCGAAAATACCACGAAAATCTCCAAAGAACCTGGACGGTTCAGCACCACAGTTTTTGTTTGATGTCTATAGATCCATACAACTAGATGGTTCGCATGACAGAAAAGGAAGAAGTGTTACAGACGTTGGTCAATACGATGATCGTACCGTACAAGACAGTGATGTCATTGTCACACTATACCTATCAAATCATT ctCCAGTTAGTAATGTTCGGCACGAACATGGTAAACggattttatttgaattaaatgatgtACCGCCTGAAGAAACTCACATGATTACTTCAGCTGAGGTTCATTTGTATCAATCGGGTAGCTCAAGTAATGTTAAGATGTATTCGGTATCTTTGTAtcaagttttaatttcaaaaaatgg agaAAAAGAATTAGAATTTGTGGATACCCAAAACACTACAACAGATTATGATGGATGGCTTCGATTTAATGCAACTGGTACTCTAGTTTCATGGACCCATTATTTATACCCCAATAGAGGATTCTATGTTTCTGTACATTCTCATGATAATCGAG AACACGAAATCAAACCAGAAGAAATTGGTATGGTGACTTGGGCTGACAAACATCAATTATCTGAAGCAAAAAAACCTTTTATGGCTGTTTATTTGAAGTCCAGAAATGGAGGTAATATAGTTGGTGGTCCCTCTCTTCAAAAACATTATAGACGAAGAAGGAGGAAAACTGTTGAAAGTAGTTACAACTCAAACCCATTTCAAA ATGTAGCAGAAGGGTTTCAATCTAGAAGTTGtcaaatacaaacattatatgTGAACTTCAGAGATCTTGAATGGCAG gatTGGATAATTGCGCCTGATGGTTATGGTGCATTTTATTGCACCGGTGAGTGTAATTTCCCACTCAATGCTCATATGAATGCGACTAACCATGCAATTGTTCAGACATTGGTGCATTTGATGAGTCCTATACAGGTCCCTAAACCATGTTGTGCACCAACAAAAATGGGTCAACAAGCAGTACTATTTTTTTTGGAggataataacgttatattaaaGAAGTATAAGAACATGATTGTTAAAAGTTGTGGGTGCCATTAA